From a single Brassica napus cultivar Da-Ae chromosome C9, Da-Ae, whole genome shotgun sequence genomic region:
- the LOC125592871 gene encoding pyruvate decarboxylase 1-like, with the protein MDTKIGSIDDACKPKNGDVCSPTNGTVASIEDTVPASGISVGSSEATLGRHLGRRLVQAGVRDIFTVPGDFNLTLLDHLIAEPELKNIGCCNELNAGYAADGYARSRGVGACVVTFTVGGLSVLNAIAGAYSENLPVICIVGGPNSNDFGTNRILHHTIGLPDFTQELRCFQTVTCYQAVVNNLEDAHEQIDKAISTALKESKPVYISISCNLAATPHPTFIRDPVPFSLTPRSSNKMGLEAAVEATLEFLNKAVKPVIVGGVKLRVAKASDAFVDLADASGYAMAVMPSAKGLVPENHPHFIGTYWGAVSTPFCSEIVESADAYIFAGPIFNDYSSVGYSLLLKKEKAIVVHPDRVTVANGQTFGCVLMSEFFTELAKRVKRNETAYENYRRIFVPQGKPIACKAREPLRVNTMFQHVQKMLSSETAVIAETGDSWFNCQKLKLPQGCGYEFQMQYGSIGWSVGATLGYAQAVPEKRVLAFIGDGSFQVTAQDVSTMLRNGQKTIIFLINNGGYTIEVEIHDGPYNVIKNWNYTGLVDAIHNGEGKCWTAKVRYEEELVEAITTATLEKKDSLCFIEVILHKDDTSKELLEWGSRVAAANGRPHNPQ; encoded by the exons ATGGACACCAAAATCGGATCGATCGATGATGCGTGCAAGCCGAAGAATGGCGACGTGTGTAGTCCAACAAACGGCACCGTCGCAAGCATAGAAGACACAGTTCCAGCCTCAGGGATCTCGGTGGGGTCATCGGAAGCGACACTAGGGCGTCACTTGGGGAGACGACTTGTACAGGCGGGAGTGAGGGATATATTCACAGTACCGGGGGATTTCAACCTAACATTGCTGGACCACCTGATCGCGGAGCCGGAGCTGAAGAACATTGGGTGCTGCAACGAGCTCAACGCGGGTTACGCTGCGGATGGATACGCTCGATCTCGCGGGGTGGGGGCATGCGTGGTGACCTTCACGGTAGGGGGACTGAGCGTATTGAACGCTATCGCAGGAGCCTACAGCGAGAATCTGCCGGTTATATGTATAGTGGGAGGCCCTAACTCCAACGATTTTGGGACCAACCGCATTCTCCACCACACCATCGGTTTACCTGATTTCACCCAAGAGCTTCGCTGTTTCCAGACCGTTACTTGCTACCaa GCGGTGGTGAACAATTTGGAAGATGCTCATGAACAGATCGACAAGGCCATCTCAACAGCTCTTAAAGAAAGCAAGCCTGTTTACATCAGCATCAGCTGCAACTTAGCTGCTACTCCTCATCCTACTTTCATCCGTGATCCTGTCCCTTTTTCCCTTACTCCTAG ATCGAGCAACAAAATGGGCCTTGAAGCTGCCGTTGAAGCAACGTTGGAGTTTCTCAACAAGGCCGTGAAGCCGGTCATTGTTGGTGGTGTCAAGCTACGTGTAGCCAAAGCTAGCGATGCTTTTGTTGACCTTGCAGACGCTTCTGGCTACGCCATGGCAGTGATGCCATCTGCCAAGGGCCTGGTCCCGGAGAACCATCCTCACTTCATTGGGACTTATTGGGGAGCAGTGAGCACTCCTTTCTGCTCTGAGATTGTCGAATCTGCTGATGCCTACATCTTTGCAGGCCCAATCTTCAACGACTACAGCTCTGTTGGTTACTCCCTTCTCCTCAAGAAAGAGAAAGCCATCGTTGTGCATCCTGACCGTGTCACTGTTGCTAATGGTCAAACGTTCGGTTGCGTCCTGATGAGCGAGTTCTTCACTGAACTGGCCAAGAGGGTGAAGCGTAACGAGACGGCTTATGAGAATTACCGCAGGATCTTTGTCCCTCAGGGTAAGCCAATTGCTTGCAAAGCAAGAGAGCCTTTGAGAGTCAACACAATGTTCCAACACGTTCAGAAGATGCTCTCTAGTGAAACCGCTGTCATTGCTGAAACCGGTGATTCTTGGTTTAACTGCCAGAAACTAAAGCTTCCTCAAGGATGTGG GTATGAGTTTCAGATGCAATATGGATCCATCGGGTGGTCTGTCGGTGCGACTCTGGGATACGCACAGGCTGTGCCGGAGAAGCGAGTGTTGGCTTTCATCGGAGATGGGAGTTTCCAAGTGACGGCTCAAGACGTATCCACAATGCTGCGCAACGGTCAGAAAACAATCATATTCCTGATTAACAACGGTGGCTACACCATTGAAGTGGAGATTCATGACGGTCCATACAACGTGATCAAGAACTGGAACTACACTGGTCTCGTCGATGCCATTCATAACGGTGAAGGCAAATGCTGGACCGCAAAGGTGAGATACGAGGAGGAGTTGGTGGAAGCGATTACGACTGCGACATTGGAGAAGAAGGATTCCCTTTGTTTCATTGAAGTGATTCTTCACAAAGATGATACGAGCAAAGAGTTGCTTGAGTGGGGCTCACGCGTTGCTGCTGCTAATGGCCGTCCCCACAACCCTCAGTAA
- the LOC106436336 gene encoding trihelix transcription factor GT-3a, with amino-acid sequence MDQRNPFHHHHHHHHQHHHLIQQQQLPPPPQSTTAAMDPGGGGERIPQWSLEETKELLGIREELDQTFMETKRNKLLWEVVAAKMADKGFARTAEQCKSKWKNLVTRYKACETTEPEAIRQQFPYYNEIQSIFTARMQRVLWSEATEASTSSKRKNHQFSSDEEEEEEAEEPNQSINEELVAFVETQEKVITTSTCTNPRKRAKKGKGITGSTKDETAGSTLKEILEDFMRQTVKMEKEWRDAWEMKEREREKRETEWRRRMSELEEERSATERRWMERENERRLREEARAQKRDTIIDILLSKLNKDKNDDQHQGF; translated from the exons ATGGACCAACGTAACCctttccaccaccaccaccaccaccaccatcagcATCATCACTTGATCCAACAGCAACAGCTTCCTCCACCGCCACAGAGCACGACGGCGGCGATGGATCCCGGCGGAGGAGGTGAGAGAATCCCACAGTGGAGCTTAGAGGAAACAAAGGAGCTGTTGGGTATAAGAGAAGAGCTTGATCAGACTTTCATGGAGACCAAACGTAATAAGCTACTTTGGGAAGTCGTCGCCGCTAAAATGGCCGACAAGGGTTTTGCCCGGACCGCAGAACAGTGTAAGAGCAAGTGGAAGAACCTCGTCACTAGATACAAG GCGTGTGAAACTACTGAGCCAGAAGCTATTAGGCAGCAGTTCCCATACTACAACGAGATCCAATCGATTTTCACAGCGAGAATGCAAAGAGTGTTGTGGTCAGAAGCCACGGAAGCAAGCACTTCTTCGAAGAGAAAAAATCATCAGTTTTCAtctgacgaagaagaagaggaagaggctgAAGAGCCAAATCAAAGCATCAACGAGGAATTAGTGGCTTTCGTCGAGACACAGGAGAAAGTGATTACTACTAGTACTTGTACTAATCCAAGAAAACGTGCGAAAAAAGGAAAAGGCATTACAGGTAGTACCAAAGATGAAACCGCGGGTAGTACATTGAAAGAAATATTGGAGGACTTTATGAGGCAAACGGTGAAGATGGAGAAAGAATGGAGAGATGCATGGGagatgaaggagagagagagggagaagagagagacaGAGTGGCGGAGGAGAATGTCGGAGCTAGAGGAGGAGAGATCAGCCACggagaggaggtggatggaaagAGAGAATGAGAGACGGTTGAGAGAAGAAGCTAGGGCTCAGAAAAGAGATACTATCATTGATATTTTGCTTAGTAAGCTTAACAAAGATAAAAATGATGATCAACATCAAGGCTTCTAa